Proteins encoded together in one Alteribacter keqinensis window:
- a CDS encoding cation-translocating P-type ATPase, translating to MKWYEMEVEEVERMINTDAARGLDDEEAQMRLKKHGLNKLDDGKRTPLFFLFISQFKDFMVLVLLAATLVSGLLGEYIDALTIMIIVLLNGFLGFFQERKAEKSLASLKALSAPQMNVLRNGEWKRIPSHEAVIGDIVKMTAGDRIGADVRILRSESMYVEESALTGESLPVRKSREAIQSFDTLPLGDQENMAFMGTLVTQGNGAGVVIASGMKTEMGKIAHLLKTTESMETPLQKRLEQLGKVLIAAALLLTGLVVLFGIIQGHDVYTMFLAGVSLAVAAIPEGLPAIVTVALALGVQRMIKRNAIVRKLPAVETLGCATVICSDKTGTLTQNEMTVTTLYSDGTLWNVTGSGFQPLGDFYLGEKRIDPVKEKPLWQLLTFGMLCNNAQLKETKDGVYAVDGDPTEGALLAAARKAGVSKSSLEKLYTVEKEFPFDSGRKMMSVIVKNKETNSRFIVTKGAPDVVLNRTGFILSNGRKGKLDQSERDRQYTVVEELASDALRTIAIAYRELKPGESVETESDAERELTFIGIQGMIDPPRDEVFSAVDECKKAGIKTVMITGDHALTAKAIATRLGMLPIGGKVLTGGDLSKMNVEELSAVVDDVYVFARVTPEDKLKIVKALQSRGHIVAMTGDGVNDAPAIKAANIGVAMGTTGTDVAKEASSLILSDDNFKTIKAAIKEGRNIYDNIRKFIRYMLASNVGEILVMLFAMMLGMPLPLVAIQILWINLVTDGLPAMALGMDQPEDDVMKRKPRPPNESIFARKLGWKVVSRGFMIGAVTLFAFWQTYQSSGENLMLAQTVAFATLVMAQLIHVFDCRSEHSVFHRNPFENKYLVGAVISSIVLMLVVLYYPPLQPVFHTVSLGFEHWLLILASASVPTVALAGFQLFKRKETLGKRRLGMVK from the coding sequence ATGAAGTGGTATGAGATGGAGGTAGAAGAAGTTGAGCGGATGATCAACACAGACGCAGCGAGGGGTCTCGATGACGAGGAAGCCCAGATGAGGCTGAAAAAGCACGGACTGAACAAGCTTGATGACGGAAAGCGGACACCGCTCTTCTTTTTATTCATTTCGCAGTTCAAGGATTTTATGGTACTCGTCCTTCTTGCAGCAACACTTGTGTCTGGTTTGCTTGGAGAGTATATCGATGCCCTCACAATCATGATTATCGTTCTCCTTAACGGTTTTTTAGGTTTTTTCCAGGAGCGAAAAGCAGAGAAATCGCTGGCATCGTTAAAGGCTCTTTCGGCACCGCAGATGAATGTTTTGAGAAACGGGGAGTGGAAGCGGATACCGTCCCATGAAGCGGTCATCGGTGACATTGTTAAAATGACAGCCGGGGACAGAATCGGCGCTGATGTACGAATCCTTCGCAGTGAAAGTATGTACGTGGAGGAGAGCGCTCTGACAGGGGAATCCCTGCCCGTGAGAAAAAGCCGCGAAGCGATCCAATCTTTTGACACTCTTCCCCTGGGCGATCAGGAAAACATGGCGTTTATGGGTACGCTTGTGACTCAGGGCAACGGGGCAGGTGTTGTCATTGCTTCAGGAATGAAAACAGAAATGGGGAAAATCGCCCATTTGCTTAAAACAACGGAATCAATGGAAACCCCGCTCCAGAAACGCCTTGAACAACTGGGCAAGGTTTTAATTGCAGCAGCCCTGCTCCTTACTGGTCTCGTTGTTCTATTTGGAATCATTCAGGGCCACGACGTCTATACCATGTTCCTCGCAGGGGTGTCCCTCGCAGTTGCAGCCATACCAGAAGGGCTGCCGGCCATTGTGACTGTGGCACTTGCTCTTGGAGTTCAGAGGATGATAAAACGAAATGCCATTGTCAGAAAGCTTCCGGCTGTAGAAACACTCGGGTGTGCTACGGTAATCTGTTCGGATAAAACAGGCACACTCACCCAGAACGAAATGACGGTCACCACATTATACAGCGACGGTACTCTCTGGAATGTCACAGGCAGCGGTTTTCAGCCGTTAGGAGACTTCTACCTTGGAGAGAAGAGAATTGATCCGGTAAAAGAAAAGCCGTTATGGCAGCTTTTAACATTCGGGATGCTCTGCAATAACGCTCAACTAAAAGAGACAAAAGACGGTGTTTACGCAGTGGACGGGGACCCGACTGAAGGTGCACTCCTGGCAGCGGCCCGTAAAGCAGGCGTTTCAAAAAGCTCTCTTGAGAAGCTTTATACGGTTGAAAAGGAATTTCCGTTTGACTCGGGCCGGAAAATGATGAGTGTCATTGTAAAAAACAAAGAAACAAACAGCCGCTTCATCGTAACAAAAGGGGCTCCGGATGTTGTCTTGAACCGAACAGGTTTTATCCTGTCGAACGGGAGAAAAGGCAAACTCGACCAAAGCGAACGGGACAGACAGTATACTGTCGTTGAGGAACTTGCCTCTGACGCACTCAGGACAATTGCCATTGCCTACAGGGAATTAAAGCCTGGTGAGAGTGTAGAGACTGAAAGTGATGCGGAAAGAGAGCTCACGTTTATCGGGATCCAGGGCATGATTGACCCTCCAAGAGACGAAGTGTTTAGTGCCGTGGATGAATGTAAAAAAGCTGGAATTAAAACCGTAATGATCACAGGGGACCACGCCCTTACGGCGAAAGCCATCGCCACAAGGCTCGGAATGCTTCCGATCGGAGGTAAAGTCCTTACAGGCGGCGACCTTTCAAAAATGAACGTGGAAGAATTAAGTGCTGTCGTGGATGATGTCTACGTTTTTGCGAGGGTTACACCTGAAGATAAGCTTAAAATTGTAAAGGCGCTGCAGTCCAGAGGTCACATTGTTGCCATGACAGGTGACGGTGTAAACGATGCACCTGCCATTAAAGCCGCAAACATCGGCGTGGCCATGGGAACTACAGGAACAGACGTAGCGAAAGAAGCGTCCTCTCTGATTTTAAGTGACGATAATTTTAAAACGATAAAAGCCGCAATCAAAGAAGGAAGAAACATTTACGATAATATCAGGAAGTTTATCCGGTACATGCTCGCATCCAACGTTGGTGAAATCCTCGTTATGCTGTTTGCCATGATGCTCGGAATGCCGCTGCCTCTTGTGGCTATTCAGATCCTCTGGATTAACCTTGTAACAGACGGCCTGCCGGCGATGGCACTGGGGATGGACCAGCCGGAAGATGATGTGATGAAGCGGAAACCGCGTCCGCCCAATGAAAGCATTTTTGCACGTAAGCTTGGCTGGAAAGTCGTGAGCCGCGGGTTTATGATCGGGGCTGTGACCCTGTTCGCTTTCTGGCAGACGTACCAGTCAAGCGGGGAGAACCTGATGCTTGCCCAGACGGTGGCATTTGCCACACTCGTAATGGCCCAGCTCATTCACGTATTTGACTGCCGCAGTGAACATTCTGTCTTTCACCGAAATCCGTTCGAAAACAAATACCTGGTCGGTGCAGTCATATCATCCATTGTATTAATGCTTGTTGTGCTGTACTACCCGCCGCTCCAGCCTGTTTTCCATACGGTAAGCCTGGGCTTTGAGCACTGGCTCCTCATCCTTGCCTCAGCGTCTGTACCAACCGTTGCCCTTGCAGGATTCCAGCTGTTTAAGCGCAAGGAAACTCTTGGCAAAAGACGCCTGGGTATGGTTAAATAA